The Candidatus Eisenbacteria bacterium genome includes a window with the following:
- a CDS encoding ATP-binding protein — MRSLRSRIIVGSALVALIPLALATLVLSGKLESMVRAQSEERLSASLDALQGRLRADGDRIARQVRILGNDPTLKRLYLVRQGGGRDLAEHAAERRVLLGLDFLAVHGPDGVQVAGDFSTDVGSRGISISRGAPIVYEGRPVGSVVGGLAVDSTLLAAWKRAGGVDLTLRDGDGAVLASTVEAAAESMADSALVTSGVARVRVGRSSFLAKSAPLGAEGPRAARITAMVSTSAMDGAIAALRVTAVVTGAAGLVLAVLLGTLGSSQISGPVERLSAFSRRMAQGEWDEPLRMESVRELESLVDALERMRQDLTTYRERLVTSERQAAWSQMARAVAHEVKNPLTPIAVSVADLKRSYDAKREDFPEILDQSVRTISEEIHALERLLREFSDFARLPEPRLAPVKVADLWGDLRTLYGRETEAGRLRFDPAGSDLVFSADPDQVRQALVNLLRNGFEAGGGATVSVSAARANGLVTLSVSDTGPGLAAEQRARLFTPGFTTKPAGSGLGLTVVQRIVHDHRGTIDVESVPGLGTTFHLSFPTEPEAPPCPPS; from the coding sequence ATGAGGTCCCTCCGCTCCCGCATCATCGTCGGCTCCGCGCTGGTCGCGCTGATCCCGCTCGCGCTCGCGACCCTCGTGCTCTCGGGCAAGCTCGAGAGCATGGTGCGCGCGCAGTCCGAGGAGCGGCTCTCCGCGTCCCTCGACGCCCTGCAGGGACGTCTTCGAGCCGACGGAGACCGGATCGCGCGGCAGGTCCGGATCCTGGGCAACGACCCGACATTGAAACGGCTCTATCTCGTCCGCCAGGGCGGCGGGCGGGACCTCGCCGAGCACGCGGCGGAACGGCGCGTCTTGCTCGGGCTCGACTTCCTGGCCGTGCACGGGCCGGACGGCGTCCAGGTCGCGGGCGACTTCTCCACGGACGTCGGATCTCGCGGCATCTCGATCTCGCGGGGGGCGCCGATCGTGTACGAGGGACGGCCCGTGGGCTCCGTGGTGGGCGGGCTCGCGGTGGACTCGACCCTCCTCGCCGCCTGGAAGCGCGCGGGCGGGGTCGACCTCACGCTCCGCGACGGCGACGGCGCGGTCCTCGCCTCGACCGTGGAAGCCGCGGCGGAATCCATGGCGGACTCCGCTCTCGTGACGTCCGGCGTCGCCCGCGTGCGCGTCGGGAGGAGCTCGTTCCTCGCGAAGAGCGCGCCGCTCGGCGCGGAAGGGCCGCGCGCGGCGAGGATCACCGCGATGGTGTCGACCTCCGCCATGGACGGCGCCATCGCGGCGCTCCGCGTGACCGCGGTCGTGACGGGAGCCGCGGGGCTCGTGCTCGCGGTCCTGCTCGGCACGCTCGGCTCTTCCCAGATCTCGGGACCCGTCGAGCGGCTCTCCGCGTTCTCGCGGCGGATGGCGCAGGGCGAGTGGGACGAGCCCCTCCGGATGGAGAGCGTCCGGGAGCTCGAGTCCCTCGTGGACGCGCTCGAGCGGATGCGGCAGGACCTCACGACGTACCGCGAGCGACTCGTGACGAGCGAGCGTCAGGCGGCGTGGAGCCAGATGGCGCGCGCCGTGGCGCACGAGGTCAAGAACCCGCTCACGCCGATCGCCGTCTCCGTCGCGGACCTGAAGCGGAGCTACGACGCCAAGCGCGAGGACTTCCCGGAGATCCTGGATCAATCGGTGCGCACGATCTCCGAGGAGATCCACGCGCTCGAGCGCCTCCTGCGCGAGTTCTCCGACTTCGCCCGGCTTCCCGAGCCCCGGCTGGCGCCCGTGAAGGTGGCCGACCTCTGGGGCGATCTCCGGACGCTGTACGGACGCGAGACGGAGGCGGGCCGCTTGCGGTTCGACCCCGCCGGGTCCGATCTCGTCTTCTCCGCCGACCCGGATCAGGTTCGCCAGGCGCTGGTGAACCTGCTCCGGAACGGCTTCGAGGCGGGCGGCGGCGCCACCGTGTCCGTCTCCGCCGCGCGCGCGAACGGCCTCGTCACGCTCTCGGTCTCGGACACGGGGCCCGGGCTCGCCGCGGAGCAGCGAGCGCGGCTCTTCACGCCGGGATTCACCACGAAACCCGCGGGGAGCGGCCTCGGGCTCACGGTCGTGCAGCGGATCGTGCACGACCATCGCGGCACGATCGACGTGGAGTCGGTGCCGGGTCTCGGCACCACGTTCCATCTCTCGTTTCCCACCGAGCCGGAGGCGCCCCCGTGCCCTCCCTCCTGA